From the genome of Panulirus ornatus isolate Po-2019 chromosome 19, ASM3632096v1, whole genome shotgun sequence, one region includes:
- the LOC139755423 gene encoding uncharacterized protein isoform X1: protein MKVLVVLVMAAVVVNGLPRKTTNSFPKKFDATLDGKKSSYSGYSIKPGKDVVVPAGDPYFQTLTAPSSYATFFEQQPQVPLLPPEPSGYAVVPEASQGSVPLTPPLLDSYSGYAVAGVIDMVPPPLSAPTATEQQKSSYLSYEDAPEESLKPPAAPSDAPVTTTSTEVLASLVAMARIPPPTSSYSEYLPTDTSRFEEDAPSLYLRPPSA, encoded by the coding sequence GTGGTTCTCGtgatggcggcggtggtggtaaaTGGACTGCCAAGGAAGACCACGAACTCCTTCCCTAAGAAGTTCGACGCCACCTTGGACGGAAAGAAGAGCAGCTACTCTGGCTATAGCATCAAGCCGGGCAAAGACGTTGTCGTACCTGCAGGTGACCCTTATTTTCAGACCCTCACGGCACCCTCCTCGTACGCCACCTTCTTCGAGCAGCAGCCAcaggttcctctcctcccacctgaaCCATCCGGCTACGCCGTAGTACCAGAGGCGTCTCAGGGAAGCGTGCCTCTTACTCCCCCGCTCTTAGATTCCTACAGCGGTTACGCCGTCGCTGGTGTCATCGATATGGTCCCACCTCCTCTCTCAGCCCCTACTGCCACGGAACAGCAGAAGTCGTCATACCTTTCGTATGAGGATGCGCCAGAGGAGTCCCTCAAACCCCCAGCCGCTCCCAGCGATGCCCCTGTCACCACAACCAGCACTGAAGTGCTTGCTTCTCTGGTGGCGATGGCCCGCATCCCCCCACCAACCAGCTCCTACAGTGAGTACCTCCCTACCGACACCAGCCGCTTTGAGGAAGATGCCCCGTCCCTCTACCTGCGTCCCCCAAGCGCCTAA
- the LOC139755423 gene encoding uncharacterized protein isoform X2, giving the protein MAAVVVNGLPRKTTNSFPKKFDATLDGKKSSYSGYSIKPGKDVVVPAGDPYFQTLTAPSSYATFFEQQPQVPLLPPEPSGYAVVPEASQGSVPLTPPLLDSYSGYAVAGVIDMVPPPLSAPTATEQQKSSYLSYEDAPEESLKPPAAPSDAPVTTTSTEVLASLVAMARIPPPTSSYSEYLPTDTSRFEEDAPSLYLRPPSA; this is encoded by the coding sequence atggcggcggtggtggtaaaTGGACTGCCAAGGAAGACCACGAACTCCTTCCCTAAGAAGTTCGACGCCACCTTGGACGGAAAGAAGAGCAGCTACTCTGGCTATAGCATCAAGCCGGGCAAAGACGTTGTCGTACCTGCAGGTGACCCTTATTTTCAGACCCTCACGGCACCCTCCTCGTACGCCACCTTCTTCGAGCAGCAGCCAcaggttcctctcctcccacctgaaCCATCCGGCTACGCCGTAGTACCAGAGGCGTCTCAGGGAAGCGTGCCTCTTACTCCCCCGCTCTTAGATTCCTACAGCGGTTACGCCGTCGCTGGTGTCATCGATATGGTCCCACCTCCTCTCTCAGCCCCTACTGCCACGGAACAGCAGAAGTCGTCATACCTTTCGTATGAGGATGCGCCAGAGGAGTCCCTCAAACCCCCAGCCGCTCCCAGCGATGCCCCTGTCACCACAACCAGCACTGAAGTGCTTGCTTCTCTGGTGGCGATGGCCCGCATCCCCCCACCAACCAGCTCCTACAGTGAGTACCTCCCTACCGACACCAGCCGCTTTGAGGAAGATGCCCCGTCCCTCTACCTGCGTCCCCCAAGCGCCTAA